Proteins encoded in a region of the Populus alba chromosome 13, ASM523922v2, whole genome shotgun sequence genome:
- the LOC118040594 gene encoding uncharacterized protein: MNEMAGSSSSQSQAPKILLAKPPGLVTSGPAVSAAAAKFGREDETAPHHHHRSRLPSITSLNLLSDSWDFHIDRFLPFLTENTDFTVVGIIGPPGVGKSTILNELYGFDGTSPGMLPPFTVQSEDNRAMARHCTVGIEPRISAERLILLDTQPVFSPSVLAEMMRPDGSSTISVLSGENLSTELAHELTAIQLGVLLASICHVLLVVSDGVYDDSMRHLMLTVDLLKHGIPDPSSLNSAYLQSSNAGPEKENKDKVSEAEEYMATPLFVHTKLQDEDFTPCNFVELRKELAQYFSSSSFIKEKGGSMEKEQISYSVPSNSHDNDPDSKSINLFVIPLKDKDDSLKAQYKSYISALWKLRDQVLSMNGLTFARTVSERDWLKNSAKIWELVKGSAIIAEYGQALQGSGMFRR, from the exons ATGAATGAAATGGCAGGGAGTTCTTCATCACAGTCACAGGCTCCCAAAATCCTACTAGCAAAGCCTCCCGGATTGGTGACTTCTGGACCGGCGGTGTCTGCCGCTGCTGCTAAATTTGGACGCGAAGACGAAACTGCGCCGCACCATCACCATCGGTCACGTCTCCCTTCAATTACCTCTCTCAATCTTCTCTCCGATTCTTGGGACTTTCACATTGATCGCTTTCTCCCT TTCCTGACAGAGAATACAGATTTTACAGTGGTTGGAATAATTGGGCCTCCTGGGGTTGGCAAGTCCACAATCTTGAATGAGCTTTATGGCTTTGATGGAACCTCACCAG GGATGCTTCCGCCTTTTACCGTACAGTCTGAAGATAACCGAGCAATGGCAAGGCATTGTACTGTGGGAATTGAACCCAGGATATCTGCTGAGAGGCTTATACTTCTTGATACCCAG CCTGTTTTTAGCCCTTCTGTTTTGGCAGAGATGATGAGACCTGATGGCTCATCCACAATTTCAGTTTTAAGTGGTGAAAACCTTTCTACTGAGTTGGCTCATGAACTAACAGCTATTCAG CTTGGTGTTCTCCTAGCTTCCATTTGTCATGTCCTGCTGGTGGTATCAGATGGAGTTTATGATGATAGTATGCGGCACTTAATGTTGACG GTTGACTTGCTGAAACATGGCATACCTGATCCATCTTCACTAAACTCTGCATATTTGCAGAGCTCTAATGCGGGgcctgaaaaagaaaacaaggataAAGTCTCTGAGGCTGAAGAGTATATGGCTACTCCACTCTTTGTACATACAAA GCTGCAAGATGAAGATTTTACTCCATGTAATTTTGTGGAACTGAGGAAGGAACTAGCACAATATTTCAGCTCCTCGtcattcatcaaagaaaagggTGGAAGCATGGAAAAAGAGCAGATCTCTTATTCTGTGCCTTCAAACAGTCATGATAATGATCCAGATTCAAAATCTATCAATTTATTTGTCATTCCATTAAAGGACAAAGATGACTCTCTCAAAGCTCAGTACAAAAGTTACATCTCTGCACTATGGAAGTTGCGAGATCAG GTTTTATCAATGAACGGCCTGACCTTCGCCAGGACAGTCTCAGAACGTGACTGGTTGAAAAATTCTGCCAAGATCTGGGAATTAGTTAAAGGCTCTGCAATCATTGCAGAGTATGGCCAAGCACTCCAAGGTTCAGGGATGTTTCGGAGGTAG